From the genome of Neodiprion pinetum isolate iyNeoPine1 chromosome 3, iyNeoPine1.2, whole genome shotgun sequence, one region includes:
- the LOC124215637 gene encoding RWD domain-containing protein 1: protein MDYRDEQVNEIEALDSIYCGDMEIIAKQPFYKFSIPIKSEEHELETSNGLACRLEFTYTAKYPDEPLVVDIEDQENFEDGDEQILKEHLAEQMNENLGMVMVFTLVSAAQEWLNVQWDKIKMHREESAALKLKEEEEAERKRFEGTRVTVETFLTWKEKFDDEMGITKRREIAEREGKKLTGRELFMTDKTLDQSDLKFLEDGDAVKVDESLFQNLEDLDLDDDPDDLDFDPNNLSDDSA from the exons ATGGATTACAGAGACGAGCAGGTTAATGAAATTGAGGCGCTCGATTCCATATACTGTGGCGATATGGAAA TTATAGCAAAGCAGCCCttctacaaattttcaatcccaATTAAATCTGAAGAACATGAACTAGAGACAAGCAATGGTTTAGCTTGTCGACTAGAATTTACTTACACAGCTAAATATCCTGATGAGCCACTAGTCGTAGATATTGAGGATCAAGAAAACTTTGAGGATGGTGACGAACAGATACTCAAAGAACACTTAGCGGagcaaatgaatgaaaatttaggcATGGTTATGGTTTTCACCCTCGTTAGTGCTGCGCAAGAATGGCTCAATGTTCAGTgggacaaaataaaaatgcatagGGAAGAAAGTGCTGCCTTGAAACtgaaagaggaagaagaggcaGAAAGa AAAAGATTTGAGGGAACAAGAGTTACTGTCGAGACGTTTCTAACCTGGAAAGAGAAGTTCGATGATGAAATGGGAATTACAAAACGACGTGAAATTGCGGAGCGTGAAGGGAAAAAGTTGACTGGAAGAGAGCTCTTTATGACAGATAAAACATTAGATCAATCTGATTTGAAGTTCTTGGAAGACG gAGATGCAGTCAAGGTGGATGAAAGTCTGTTTCAAAACTTGGAAGATCTTGATTTGGACGATGATCCGGATGATCTGGATTTTGACCCAAATAATTTGTCTGATGACAGTGCCTAA
- the LOC124214266 gene encoding methionyl-tRNA formyltransferase, mitochondrial isoform X2, translating to MNVLKQIYPKMNTNILRLFNTNIPKLHQELKDRTILTRLCSRQQISTRVKNVCTERKAPWSVLFFGSDDFALQSLRQLYHKYEAGKLLSRLEIVTAYGGKENTVTKYARQHRIPIHNWPPDINLSEFHIGLVVSFGHLIPSRIILSFPLGMLNVHGSLLPRWRGAAPIIYALLNGDSETGISIMKVMPKKFDIGEVVAQQKLNVHPDETMPELRDRMSRLGADLLIDTLKRLPDILDHAEPQSNEGITYAPKVTPKLSLVKWNEMTAKNVYDLQRALCELYPLTTTFLGATLKLLDVQVY from the exons ATGAATGTGTTGAAACAAATATACCCAAAAATGAACACCAATATTCTAAGACTGTTCAATACCAATATTCCAAAATTACACCAAGAATTGAAGGACCGCACCATTTTAACCAGGTTATGTTCTCGtcaacaaatttcaactcgggtgaaaaatgtttgtacaGAAAGAAAAGCTCCCTGGAGCGTCTTGTTCTTTGGCAGTGATGATTTCGCGTTACAGAGCCTTAGGCAACTCTACCATAAGTA tGAAGCAGGGAAATTGCTAAGTCGTCTCGAAATTGTTACTGCTTAtggtggaaaagaaaatactgtCACAAAATATGCGAGACAACACAGGATACCGATACATAACTGGCCACCAGATATCAACCTGTCTGAATTTCACATTGGACTGGTCGTGTCCTTTGGGCATTTAATTCCATCTCGCATCATACTCTCTTTTCCATT agGCATGTTAAACGTCCACGGTAGTTTGTTGCCTAGATGGAGAGGTGCTGCACCAATAATATATGCACTGTTGAACGGAGACAGTGAAACAGGTATTAGCATTATGAAAGTGATGCCAAAAAA ATTTGACATTGGAGAAGTGGTGGctcaacaaaaattaaatgttCATCCTGATGAAACAATGCCAGAGTTACGAGACAGAATGTCAAGGCTTGGTGCAGACCTTCTGATAGACACTTTGAAAAGATTGCCAGATATTTTAGATCATGCTGAACCACAAAGTAACGAAGGAATAACTTATG CACCCAAAGTAACTCCGAAGTTATCTTTAGTAAAGTGGAATGAAATGACTGCTAAGAATGTTTATGATTTGCAACGTGCCTTGTGTGAATTATATCCCCTGACAACAACGTTTTTGGGTGCAACACTGAAACTCTTGGATGTTCAG gTCTACTGA
- the LOC124214265 gene encoding PHD finger protein 14 isoform X1 yields MSQDDDVGFLYKTMIERDPKKRRVKPVDSAQQSLLDFDLGESSDDSDFRIEDHCEESDDDSVDSHDVGKDEDDDESEETDDSLEEPLVRGKGIGGMTVCDVIEQARQQAAKAGQFDEKVAKVLICCGCLGDRSDDINEIVECDGCGVTVHEGCYGVSDVESFSSTDSLCQSAPWFCEACSAGVDDPSCELCPNKGGIFKETDVGKWVHLVCALYVPGVAFGEVDRLASVTLFEMAYSKWGAKQCCLCEDARYARTGVCIECDAGMCHTYFHVTCAQREGLLSEAHSEEVDQADPFYAHCKLHSDKTLVRRRRRNWLALQLRAQYRQQLHLQPDHLDTEEQRRIQRKLAKHRHKYLAHKASRQPPWVPTQKMPRLLTTSASACRQLAKKAELMGVDTAALEAQEAQLVALVDVRKKWHIPPAFSVEFIGYYLDRNLRVAAMKRRLQEHLDVNSQLLNEQQRLDRKYDEVTKDNEDQIRVNVTLKEKIEMYHQLLRSSGYVKPLPLIADLAKPRIPTTLGTGLGVPTAAALKMGVGFPLPVGKGGEGGREGRVLSSQAHDHNHKGDLTLRHQCGICRRSTDQHLLAKCDTCHLHYHLSCLSPPLARMPKKTKLMGWQCSECDKESSGSEVEHVDTSAPRKLRHCKDEASPSLTPLQETHIPVALSTPTTSKNIVSAAAASVTTTQDAPTTPKLTIKPMGPQPSFMERMLTETSIPQQQLSNVNLTPREGSPQYMVASADGTEAIPQRSGKKRRREKHKRYTPDPITGVKQRKRKHKRKSLDVENPETQGQPEVHRRITIKIKPIPRPEGDIASESSPQMFVATSTSTEITPPPPVKLPPPPPPPPPTALSTPTTTPSSSSTNSRLSSGSLKKGKEADLLTQCDVCSMPGTNQNLVRCDECKKCYHFTCLEPPVKKSPKRRGYSWHCADCDPSASESEN; encoded by the exons ATGTCTCAAGACGACGATGTAGgatttttatacaaaacaATGA TTGAACGTGATCCAAAGAAGAGACGAGTCAAACCCGTCGATTCGGCCCAACAATCATTGCTTGATTTCGATTTGGGCGAGAGTTCGGATGACAGCGATTTCAGAATCGAAGATCATTGTGAGGAGTCAGACGACGATTCCGTTGACTCTCACGATGTTGGAAAAG ATGAAGACGACGATGAATCAGAAGAGACCGATGATTCTCTCGAAGAACCTTTGGTTCGCGGAAAAGGGATTGGTGGGATGACGGTCTGTGATGTGATTGAACAAGCACGGCAACAAGCTGCCAAAGCTGGCCAATTCGATGAAAAAGTTGCTAAAGTTTTGATCTGTTGCGGTTGTTTGGGAGACAGAAGCGACGATATTAATGAAATTGTTGAGTGCGATGGATGTGGGGTCACTGTTCACGAAG GCTGCTATGGCGTTTCCGACGTTGAGAGCTTTTCTAGCACCGATTCACTTTGCCAGTCAGCACCATGGTTCTGCGAAGCTTGTAGTGCTGGTGTTGACGATCCTTCGTGTGAACTCTGCCCCAATAAAGgtggaattttcaaagagacCGACGTCGGGAAATGGGTTCATCTTGTATGCGCCTTGTACGTTCCTGGGGTTGCTTTTGGAGAG GTGGACCGTCTGGCAAGTGTAACATTGTTTGAAATGGCATACAGCAAATGGGGAGCGAAGCAGTGCTGCTTGTGCGAAGACGCTCGCTATGCTCGAACTGGCGTCTGTATTGAGTGTGATGCAGGGATGTGCCATACATACTTTCATGTCACATG CGCACAGAGAGAGGGCCTGCTATCTGAAGCTCATAGTGAAGAAGTGGACCAAGCGGATCCATTTTACGCGCACTGCAAACTACACTCAGATAAAACATTAGTTCGTCGACGCAGACGTAACTGGCTAGCTCTTCAGCTCAGAGCACAGTATAGACAGCAGTTGCATCTGCAACCTGATCATCTCGATACTGAAGAACAGCGCAGAATTCAAAGGAAGCTCGCAAAGCACAGGCACAAGTACTTGGCTCATAAGGCATCAAGGCAACCACCTTGGG TACCTACTCAGAAAATGCCAAGACTACTCACAACATCAGCTTCTGCTTGTCGCCAGTTGGCAAAGAAGGCGGAATTAATGGGAGTTGATACCGCAGCTTTAGAAGCTCAAGAGGCCCAGCTAGTCGCATTGGTCGATGTTAGAAAGAAATGGCATATTCCTCCGGCGTTTAGTGTAGAATTTATCGGCTACTACCTTGATCGGAATCTCCGTGTTGCTGCAATGAAACGAAGACTTCAAGAGCACTTGGACGTTAACTCACAGTTGTTGAATGAGCAACAAAGACTAGATAGAAAATATGATGAAGTAACGAAGGATAACGAAGATCAAATTCGCGTCAATGTtactttgaaagaaaaaattgaaatgtatcATCAGCTACTCCGATCTTCGGGATACGTTAAACCACTACCATTAATCGCAGACTTAGCTAAACCTAGGATACCGACTACCCTTG GTACAGGACTTGGGGTGCCGACAGCTGCTGCATTAAAAATGGGAGTTGGTTTTCCCCTACCTGTAGGAAAAGGTGGCGAAGGTGGAAGAGAAGGTCGTGTATTAAGTAGTCAAGCTCACGATCATAATCACAAAGGTGATCTAACACTAAGACACCAGTGCGGTATTTGTCGAAGATCAACGGATCAGCACTTGCTTGCAAAATGTGACACATGCCACCTCCACTATCATCTTTCTTGTTTGAGTCCGCCTCTAGCACGCATGccaaaaaaaactaaactgaTGGGCTG GCAATGTTCAGAGTGTGATAAAGAATCTTCTGGTTCAGAAGTTGAGCACGTCGATACCTCAGCACCGCGCAAATTGCGACATTGTAAAGACGAGGCGAGCCCTTCTCTTACACCATTACAAGAAACCCATATTCCAGTTGCTCTTAGCACACCTACAACGTCGAAGAACATTGTTAGTGCTGCTGCTGCAAGTGTTACTACAACACAAGATGCGCCCACCACACCAAAA TTAACCATAAAACCAATGGGACCACAGCCTTCATTCATGGAACGAATGCTGACGGAAACAAGTATACCTCAGCAACAATTATCCAATGTAAATCTCACACCACGTGAAGGATCCCCACAGTACATGGTGGCATCCGCCGATGGCACGGAAGCTATACCTCAAAGAAGCGGGAAGAAACGAAGGAG GGAAAAACATAAGAGGTACACCCCTGATCCAATCACTGGTGTGAAACAGCGTAAACGTAAACATAAGAGAAAGAGTTTAGATGTAGAGAATCCAGAGACCCAAGGTCAGCCAGAAGTACACAGAAGGATCACCATCAAG ATTAAACCAATCCCGCGTCCAGAAGGTGACATAGCGTCGGAATCGAGCCCACAAATGTTTGTGGCTACTTCTACAAGCACTGAAATTACACCGCCACCGCCAGTCAAGCTACCACCgccacctccacctccgccACCAACCGCTCTATCAACGCCTACCACCACTCCGAGTAGCAGCAGTACCAACAGCAGACTCTCATCTGgaagtttaaaaaaagggaaagaagCTGATCTTCTTACACAGTGCGACGTCTGCAGTATGCCTGGCACCAATCAAAATCTTGTTAG ATGCGATGAATGCAAGAAATGCTACCACTTCACATGTCTTGAACCGCCCGTAAAGAAATCACCCAAGAGAAGAGGATACTCGTGGCACTGTGCAGATTGCGATCCCAGt GCATCAGAGTCAGAGAATTGA
- the LOC124214266 gene encoding methionyl-tRNA formyltransferase, mitochondrial isoform X1, which translates to MNVLKQIYPKMNTNILRLFNTNIPKLHQELKDRTILTRLCSRQQISTRVKNVCTERKAPWSVLFFGSDDFALQSLRQLYHKYEAGKLLSRLEIVTAYGGKENTVTKYARQHRIPIHNWPPDINLSEFHIGLVVSFGHLIPSRIILSFPLGMLNVHGSLLPRWRGAAPIIYALLNGDSETGISIMKVMPKKFDIGEVVAQQKLNVHPDETMPELRDRMSRLGADLLIDTLKRLPDILDHAEPQSNEGITYAPKVTPKLSLVKWNEMTAKNVYDLQRALCELYPLTTTFLGATLKLLDVQVLKDPLPGQQVSDIMPGLLTFNKELNKLVVYCRGNTKISVSNIGCPGRPPMSARDFYNGFLSKNKRKPYLFSS; encoded by the exons ATGAATGTGTTGAAACAAATATACCCAAAAATGAACACCAATATTCTAAGACTGTTCAATACCAATATTCCAAAATTACACCAAGAATTGAAGGACCGCACCATTTTAACCAGGTTATGTTCTCGtcaacaaatttcaactcgggtgaaaaatgtttgtacaGAAAGAAAAGCTCCCTGGAGCGTCTTGTTCTTTGGCAGTGATGATTTCGCGTTACAGAGCCTTAGGCAACTCTACCATAAGTA tGAAGCAGGGAAATTGCTAAGTCGTCTCGAAATTGTTACTGCTTAtggtggaaaagaaaatactgtCACAAAATATGCGAGACAACACAGGATACCGATACATAACTGGCCACCAGATATCAACCTGTCTGAATTTCACATTGGACTGGTCGTGTCCTTTGGGCATTTAATTCCATCTCGCATCATACTCTCTTTTCCATT agGCATGTTAAACGTCCACGGTAGTTTGTTGCCTAGATGGAGAGGTGCTGCACCAATAATATATGCACTGTTGAACGGAGACAGTGAAACAGGTATTAGCATTATGAAAGTGATGCCAAAAAA ATTTGACATTGGAGAAGTGGTGGctcaacaaaaattaaatgttCATCCTGATGAAACAATGCCAGAGTTACGAGACAGAATGTCAAGGCTTGGTGCAGACCTTCTGATAGACACTTTGAAAAGATTGCCAGATATTTTAGATCATGCTGAACCACAAAGTAACGAAGGAATAACTTATG CACCCAAAGTAACTCCGAAGTTATCTTTAGTAAAGTGGAATGAAATGACTGCTAAGAATGTTTATGATTTGCAACGTGCCTTGTGTGAATTATATCCCCTGACAACAACGTTTTTGGGTGCAACACTGAAACTCTTGGATGTTCAGGTACTTAAAGACCCACTTCCAGGACAACAAGTGTCTGACATAATGCCAG gTCTACTGACATTCAACAAAGAGCTGAATAAATTAGTGGTATATTGTCGAGGGAACACCAAAATTTCAGTTAGTAACATAGGCTGTCCTGGTCGACCGCCCATGTCAGCTCGTGATTTCTATAACGGATTTCTTTCGAAGAACAAACGAAAACCGTATCTTTTTTCGTCTTGA
- the LOC124214265 gene encoding PHD finger protein 14 isoform X2, with protein sequence MSSSFERDPKKRRVKPVDSAQQSLLDFDLGESSDDSDFRIEDHCEESDDDSVDSHDVGKDEDDDESEETDDSLEEPLVRGKGIGGMTVCDVIEQARQQAAKAGQFDEKVAKVLICCGCLGDRSDDINEIVECDGCGVTVHEGCYGVSDVESFSSTDSLCQSAPWFCEACSAGVDDPSCELCPNKGGIFKETDVGKWVHLVCALYVPGVAFGEVDRLASVTLFEMAYSKWGAKQCCLCEDARYARTGVCIECDAGMCHTYFHVTCAQREGLLSEAHSEEVDQADPFYAHCKLHSDKTLVRRRRRNWLALQLRAQYRQQLHLQPDHLDTEEQRRIQRKLAKHRHKYLAHKASRQPPWVPTQKMPRLLTTSASACRQLAKKAELMGVDTAALEAQEAQLVALVDVRKKWHIPPAFSVEFIGYYLDRNLRVAAMKRRLQEHLDVNSQLLNEQQRLDRKYDEVTKDNEDQIRVNVTLKEKIEMYHQLLRSSGYVKPLPLIADLAKPRIPTTLGTGLGVPTAAALKMGVGFPLPVGKGGEGGREGRVLSSQAHDHNHKGDLTLRHQCGICRRSTDQHLLAKCDTCHLHYHLSCLSPPLARMPKKTKLMGWQCSECDKESSGSEVEHVDTSAPRKLRHCKDEASPSLTPLQETHIPVALSTPTTSKNIVSAAAASVTTTQDAPTTPKLTIKPMGPQPSFMERMLTETSIPQQQLSNVNLTPREGSPQYMVASADGTEAIPQRSGKKRRREKHKRYTPDPITGVKQRKRKHKRKSLDVENPETQGQPEVHRRITIKIKPIPRPEGDIASESSPQMFVATSTSTEITPPPPVKLPPPPPPPPPTALSTPTTTPSSSSTNSRLSSGSLKKGKEADLLTQCDVCSMPGTNQNLVRCDECKKCYHFTCLEPPVKKSPKRRGYSWHCADCDPSASESEN encoded by the exons ATGAGTAGTTCAT TTGAACGTGATCCAAAGAAGAGACGAGTCAAACCCGTCGATTCGGCCCAACAATCATTGCTTGATTTCGATTTGGGCGAGAGTTCGGATGACAGCGATTTCAGAATCGAAGATCATTGTGAGGAGTCAGACGACGATTCCGTTGACTCTCACGATGTTGGAAAAG ATGAAGACGACGATGAATCAGAAGAGACCGATGATTCTCTCGAAGAACCTTTGGTTCGCGGAAAAGGGATTGGTGGGATGACGGTCTGTGATGTGATTGAACAAGCACGGCAACAAGCTGCCAAAGCTGGCCAATTCGATGAAAAAGTTGCTAAAGTTTTGATCTGTTGCGGTTGTTTGGGAGACAGAAGCGACGATATTAATGAAATTGTTGAGTGCGATGGATGTGGGGTCACTGTTCACGAAG GCTGCTATGGCGTTTCCGACGTTGAGAGCTTTTCTAGCACCGATTCACTTTGCCAGTCAGCACCATGGTTCTGCGAAGCTTGTAGTGCTGGTGTTGACGATCCTTCGTGTGAACTCTGCCCCAATAAAGgtggaattttcaaagagacCGACGTCGGGAAATGGGTTCATCTTGTATGCGCCTTGTACGTTCCTGGGGTTGCTTTTGGAGAG GTGGACCGTCTGGCAAGTGTAACATTGTTTGAAATGGCATACAGCAAATGGGGAGCGAAGCAGTGCTGCTTGTGCGAAGACGCTCGCTATGCTCGAACTGGCGTCTGTATTGAGTGTGATGCAGGGATGTGCCATACATACTTTCATGTCACATG CGCACAGAGAGAGGGCCTGCTATCTGAAGCTCATAGTGAAGAAGTGGACCAAGCGGATCCATTTTACGCGCACTGCAAACTACACTCAGATAAAACATTAGTTCGTCGACGCAGACGTAACTGGCTAGCTCTTCAGCTCAGAGCACAGTATAGACAGCAGTTGCATCTGCAACCTGATCATCTCGATACTGAAGAACAGCGCAGAATTCAAAGGAAGCTCGCAAAGCACAGGCACAAGTACTTGGCTCATAAGGCATCAAGGCAACCACCTTGGG TACCTACTCAGAAAATGCCAAGACTACTCACAACATCAGCTTCTGCTTGTCGCCAGTTGGCAAAGAAGGCGGAATTAATGGGAGTTGATACCGCAGCTTTAGAAGCTCAAGAGGCCCAGCTAGTCGCATTGGTCGATGTTAGAAAGAAATGGCATATTCCTCCGGCGTTTAGTGTAGAATTTATCGGCTACTACCTTGATCGGAATCTCCGTGTTGCTGCAATGAAACGAAGACTTCAAGAGCACTTGGACGTTAACTCACAGTTGTTGAATGAGCAACAAAGACTAGATAGAAAATATGATGAAGTAACGAAGGATAACGAAGATCAAATTCGCGTCAATGTtactttgaaagaaaaaattgaaatgtatcATCAGCTACTCCGATCTTCGGGATACGTTAAACCACTACCATTAATCGCAGACTTAGCTAAACCTAGGATACCGACTACCCTTG GTACAGGACTTGGGGTGCCGACAGCTGCTGCATTAAAAATGGGAGTTGGTTTTCCCCTACCTGTAGGAAAAGGTGGCGAAGGTGGAAGAGAAGGTCGTGTATTAAGTAGTCAAGCTCACGATCATAATCACAAAGGTGATCTAACACTAAGACACCAGTGCGGTATTTGTCGAAGATCAACGGATCAGCACTTGCTTGCAAAATGTGACACATGCCACCTCCACTATCATCTTTCTTGTTTGAGTCCGCCTCTAGCACGCATGccaaaaaaaactaaactgaTGGGCTG GCAATGTTCAGAGTGTGATAAAGAATCTTCTGGTTCAGAAGTTGAGCACGTCGATACCTCAGCACCGCGCAAATTGCGACATTGTAAAGACGAGGCGAGCCCTTCTCTTACACCATTACAAGAAACCCATATTCCAGTTGCTCTTAGCACACCTACAACGTCGAAGAACATTGTTAGTGCTGCTGCTGCAAGTGTTACTACAACACAAGATGCGCCCACCACACCAAAA TTAACCATAAAACCAATGGGACCACAGCCTTCATTCATGGAACGAATGCTGACGGAAACAAGTATACCTCAGCAACAATTATCCAATGTAAATCTCACACCACGTGAAGGATCCCCACAGTACATGGTGGCATCCGCCGATGGCACGGAAGCTATACCTCAAAGAAGCGGGAAGAAACGAAGGAG GGAAAAACATAAGAGGTACACCCCTGATCCAATCACTGGTGTGAAACAGCGTAAACGTAAACATAAGAGAAAGAGTTTAGATGTAGAGAATCCAGAGACCCAAGGTCAGCCAGAAGTACACAGAAGGATCACCATCAAG ATTAAACCAATCCCGCGTCCAGAAGGTGACATAGCGTCGGAATCGAGCCCACAAATGTTTGTGGCTACTTCTACAAGCACTGAAATTACACCGCCACCGCCAGTCAAGCTACCACCgccacctccacctccgccACCAACCGCTCTATCAACGCCTACCACCACTCCGAGTAGCAGCAGTACCAACAGCAGACTCTCATCTGgaagtttaaaaaaagggaaagaagCTGATCTTCTTACACAGTGCGACGTCTGCAGTATGCCTGGCACCAATCAAAATCTTGTTAG ATGCGATGAATGCAAGAAATGCTACCACTTCACATGTCTTGAACCGCCCGTAAAGAAATCACCCAAGAGAAGAGGATACTCGTGGCACTGTGCAGATTGCGATCCCAGt GCATCAGAGTCAGAGAATTGA